The proteins below are encoded in one region of Silene latifolia isolate original U9 population chromosome 2, ASM4854445v1, whole genome shotgun sequence:
- the LOC141641274 gene encoding uncharacterized protein LOC141641274: MEQFQECVSLCCMDDISATGALYTWSNKQAASDRLYSRLDRAMGNLEWMAMYGDYISHFHPEGLFYHCPCTVVHRRADLGEKRNFKYFNMWSTAADFKPSVLHVWSRSFPSTKMFGVMKKLKALKPVLKRLNTACFSDIENITTIASLALANIQQALVDNPEDVNLIQQELDLARDLKELTVARDSFLSQKAKVQWSI, translated from the coding sequence ATGGAACAGTTTCAAGAATGTGTCTCTTTATGTTGTATGGATGACATCTCTGCTACAGGGGCACTTTACACCTGGTCTAATAAGCAGGCTGCTTCTGATAGGCTGTATAGCAGACTGGACAGGGCAATGGGGAATCTTGAATGGATGGCTATGTATGGtgattatatttcacattttcaTCCTGAGGGTCTTTTTTATCATTGTCCTTGTACTGTGGTGCATAGGAGAGCTGATTTGGGAGAAAAAAGAAATTTTAAGTATTTCAATATGTGGAGCACAGCTGCTGACTTCAAACCTAGTGTGCTTCATGTTTGGAGTAGATCTTTTCCTAGCACTAAAATGTTTGGAGTAATGAAGAAGTTAAAAGCTCTCAAACCAGTTCTGAAGAGGTTAAATACTGCTTGCTTTTCTGATATTGAAAACATTACTACTATTGCTAGTTTGGCTTTGGCTAATATTCAGCAAGCTTTGGTGGACAATCCTGAGGATGTAAATCTAATTCAACAGGAATTGGACTTAGCTAGGGATCTTAAGGAGCTTACTGTGGCAAGGGATAGTTTCTTATCTCAGAAAGCTAAAGTCCAATGGTCTATTTAG